Part of the Patescibacteria group bacterium genome, CGCTTTTGTCTTCGGCATTGGGGCATTAACCGGGGATTTAGTAAAATCCTTTTTTAAAAGATGGTTTAATAAAAAACCTGGAGTAGCCTGGTTTCCATTTGATCAGGTTGATTTTATAGTTGGTGCGATTATATTTTTATATCCGCTTTATCAGATAGATCTAAAAACCCTGTTAATATTACTGATTATAACGCCTATACTACATATCATTGCCAATATTATTGGGTATTTTTTAGGTTTGAAAAGTGTTTGGTGGTAAGTAATTGGGGGTTGACAAAAAAGCAATAATAAACTAAAGTCGCCCTAATCTTAGTTATTTTTTAGCCTTAATTATTTACCCTGGATTTATGAAAACACTCATATTGGGTCGTCTTATAACACTATTTGTGTTAATGTTTGGCTTGATTTTGCCTACCACTTATGTGGCAGCCGCCGATATTAGCTTGTCTACTTTTCAAAAATTTACCGGTCAAGGTGATGATTTATCTGGTTACTCAGTCGCCTCAGCTGGAGATGTTAACGGTGATGGCTACAATGATTTTTTAGTTGGAGCGTATGGAAATGATTCATCTACCGGTGCTGTTTATTTAATTTATGGTACTGATAGTATTTTAACCAGTGCAGATTTATCTACTGCAGTTAAATTTACCGGTGAGTCACCTAATGATTTTGCTGGTTATTCCGTTGCTTCAGCTGGAGATGTTAATGGTGATGGTTATGATGATATTCTAATCGGAGCAAAAGGGGATGATACAATAGGTACTAATGCCGGTGCTGTTTACTTAATCTATGGAGGCTCAAGATTGTCGTCATACGGCGGTTCATTATCTGGGGCAGTAAAATTTACTGGTGAAAAGGCCAGTGATAATGCCGGCTTCTCAGTCGCTTCAGCGGGAGATGTGGATGGTGATAATATTGATGATATCCTAATAGGAGCACCTTATAGTAATTCTTTGCTTCATACCGGTGCTGCTTATGTTATTTATGGCAAACCTATTCACTTAACCAGTGCCAATTTATCTACTGCAGTAAAATTTAGTGGTACGTTACTTAACGACAATGCCGGCTTCTCTGTAGCTGGAGCGGGAGATGTGGATGGTGATAATATTGATGATATCCTAATAGGATCACCTTATAATGGTTTTAGTGATGCCGGTGCCGCTTATTTGGTTTATGGTCAGACTTCCTTTACCAGTTCTAAATTGTTATTGTCTACTTTAGTAACTGCATCTGAAGCAGTTAAATTTACCGGTGCATCACCTGATGATTCTGCCGGTTACTCAGTAGCGTCAGCGGGTGATGTTAATAATGATGGTAATGATGATATCTTAATCGGAGCACCTTATAATGATGACGCTGGCACTGATGCCGGGGCTGCTTATTTGGTTTATGGTCAGACTTCCTTTTCCGGATATACACTGTCATCTGACGCAATAGAATTTACTGGTGAAACAATTAACGACAATGCCGGTTTCTCAGTCGCTTCAGCCGGCGATGTTAACAATGATAATTATAATGACATCTTAATTGGGGCACCTCTCCAGTATTTTACCGCCGGTGCAGTTTATTTTATCTATGGTCAAGAGGCTGATTTATCCAGTGCTTCATTATCAACTAGTGCTGCCATGTTTGTCGGTCAAGAATCGGGTGATTCGGCTGGTAATTCAGTAGCTTCAGCGGGTGATGTTAATGGTGATGGTTATGCTGATATCTTAATCGGAGCCCCTTATGCACTTAGTGATACGACCGGGGCTGACGCTGGTGCGGCCTATCTGGGTTATCTCTATGTTGATCTTGATGGTGACGGTCTAACTGGTTCATCTATTTTAACATCCGGTACAGACACTAATGATAATGACTTTGATAACGATGGTAGTGAAATTGGGACAGATTGTGATGATGGAGATGCTTCAATTTCGGCCAATCAGACCTACTACAAAGATAATGATAATGACGGTTTAGGTGATCCCGCTACTTCAACTTCGATCTGTTCATACACTGTGCCAACTGGTTATGTAACCAATAGTAGTGACACCAATGACAATGATTACGATAATGATGGTAGTGTGACCGGAACAGATTGTAATGATGCTGATTCTACTATCTCTACAAATCAAACCTACTACAAGGATAATGATAATGACGGTCTAGGTGATCCCGCTAAC contains:
- a CDS encoding integrin alpha, translated to MKTLILGRLITLFVLMFGLILPTTYVAAADISLSTFQKFTGQGDDLSGYSVASAGDVNGDGYNDFLVGAYGNDSSTGAVYLIYGTDSILTSADLSTAVKFTGESPNDFAGYSVASAGDVNGDGYDDILIGAKGDDTIGTNAGAVYLIYGGSRLSSYGGSLSGAVKFTGEKASDNAGFSVASAGDVDGDNIDDILIGAPYSNSLLHTGAAYVIYGKPIHLTSANLSTAVKFSGTLLNDNAGFSVAGAGDVDGDNIDDILIGSPYNGFSDAGAAYLVYGQTSFTSSKLLLSTLVTASEAVKFTGASPDDSAGYSVASAGDVNNDGNDDILIGAPYNDDAGTDAGAAYLVYGQTSFSGYTLSSDAIEFTGETINDNAGFSVASAGDVNNDNYNDILIGAPLQYFTAGAVYFIYGQEADLSSASLSTSAAMFVGQESGDSAGNSVASAGDVNGDGYADILIGAPYALSDTTGADAGAAYLGYLYVDLDGDGLTGSSILTSGTDTNDNDFDNDGSEIGTDCDDGDASISANQTYYKDNDNDGLGDPATSTSICSYTVPTGYVTNSSDTNDNDYDNDGSVTGTDCNDADSTISTNQTYYKDNDNDGLGDPAN
- a CDS encoding CDP-archaeol synthase, with amino-acid sequence MLTLIKVIYLFLPAYCANMAPVFASSLKLPFGQPISIKYFGEHKTWRGFITGFFAALLVLYIQKYFKIDNISLLDYDQISIWLYAFVFGIGALTGDLVKSFFKRWFNKKPGVAWFPFDQVDFIVGAIIFLYPLYQIDLKTLLILLIITPILHIIANIIGYFLGLKSVWW